The Neurospora crassa OR74A linkage group IV, whole genome shotgun sequence genome has a segment encoding these proteins:
- a CDS encoding syntaxin — translation MNDIMADLTSTFNGLLKGHDAPPTKPFTTDTADEFLKEAYRITSLVAQLHSELRNLRQAYLSTAAPRKTHLHTSARNGSSQPVYLTDRDREEIDANAKATLRDLNARIRALEDAEQLRQSTETALIQKKYARGLGALGSWAAGGGPLGSSKSKEHAAAEAVARQLGAHRESVIWYLRQRLQETARTQQAMMETRLTREMEKNRSVLAKARSSTGLDTGNHFGSRRRSGSVVQGNTSHLPVDEYEGKSAVPTQDLTDEQIQMFEKGNQDMVKHFESTLDKVRAAEQSLLEISELQNMLVSNLTTQSAHIDQLVAESFETTEGVDRGNKELKKSTNRASPARYTFFAATGLCAFLVLWDLII, via the exons ATGAACGATATCATGGCGGACCTCACCTCCACCTTCAACGGGCTCCTCAAAGGCCACGATGCACCTCCCACGAAACCCTTTACCACTGATACCGCCGACGAGTTCCTAAAGGAGGCTTACAGAATC ACCTCCCTTGTTGCCCAATTACACTCCGAGCTTCGCAATCTCCGTCAAGCCTACCTCTCGACTGCCGCTCCGCGCAAGACACACCTCCACACTTCGGCTCGTAACGGCTCCTCCCAGCCAGTCTACCTTACCGATCGTGACCGTGAAGAAATCGACGCCAATGCCAAAGCGACGCTACGCGACCTCAATGCCCGCATTCGCGCCCTCGAGGACGCCGAGCAGCTGCGCCAGAGCACCGAGACCGCCTTGATCCAGAAGAAGTACGCCCGCGGCCTTGGCGCATTGGGGTCCTGGGCTGCTGGCGGCGGCCCGCTAGGAAGCTCCAAGAGCAAAGAACATGCTGCTGCCGAGGCCGTTGCCCGTCAGCTGGGCGCACATCGCGAGAGTGTTATTTGGTACCTAAGGCAACGCCTGCAGGAGACAGCAAGAACGCAGCAGGCCATGATGGAGACCAGGCTGACGCGGGAGATGGAAAAGAATAGGAGCGTGTTGGCCAAGGCAAGGAGCAGTACTGGATTGGATACTGGAAATCACTTTGGCTCACGGAGGCGGTCCGGAAGCGTGGTCCAGGGGAACACGTCTCATCTGCCTGTGGATGAGTATGAGGGAAAATCGGCGGTGCCTACACAAGACCTGACCGATGAACAAATACAAATGTTCGAAAAGGGGAATCAGGATATGGTGAAGCACTTTGAGAGTACACTGGACAAAGTCAG AGCCGCCGAACAATCACTGCTCGAGATTTCCGAACTGCAAAACATGCTGGTCAGCAATCTCACGACTCAATCGGCGCATATTGACCAGCTTGTTGCCGAGTCTTTCGAAACTACCGAGGGCGTCGACAGGGGTAAcaaggagctcaagaagagCACTAACAGGGCCAGTCCAGCTCGGTATACCTTCTTCGCTGCTACGGGGCTCTGCGCCTTCCTTGTTCTATGGGATCTGATCATTTAA